The DNA region ataaaatttaaacatttgaatacTAGCCATTTGGCCTGATggggaaaataaagttaattttgCACGCTGATTTCAAATCTTGTATACTTTGTGCCAAAACTGACATGTCTGTACTGGAGAGATAAAGGCTCAAAAGCCGACTCGGGGCCAAAGGTGAaaatagcagtgtgtgtgtgtttgtttatgcgtgtgtgtgacagtttgtttatttgtagaGACCCTCTGTGTACTCCCCAAACAGTGTAGACCATAACAAACAATCCACCTGCTTGAGAACAATGAGATCGCAGGAGTATACCAACATACTACAGCTTGTGTTTTTCCTTCCCCACCAGCCACTGCACCTTCTCAAAACACACACCTACCAATCTGGGTTAAACCAGGTAAATAACGTTCAGGGGGAAGTTGTGGAGtatcagcagagcagagcgTCCGGCATCACCATCCCCCTAATTACTGTATGGAGTCTCGTTCAGGCCGGACcatatggctgtgtgtgttaccaggTCAGCGACTCTGGTCAGGCTCACAGCAgtgtggggggttgggggtagggaggagaaggagcctGCGCTGCTGGTGGTGTGTGTCCTGAAcagataagaagaaaaaaaacagagtcacTAGTTGATAGTagttaaacagtttttttcttgctgcaaaaaaacatgcatacctcagtgtgtgttcatcagAGGTTAGGAGGTGTTTTTGTTGTAGCTACTGTGGGAATCTTTTTCAGAGCTGTCAATAGCATTAATACAATCTGCCCTTCTCTTACTGCTATTTATACAGTTTAGTTTTCAGAACCGCAGTTTGATTTGTGATGGCCTGAATCCTCTGAGCTTCTCAAAGTGTTACACATCAGAGGTCATTTTGGGCATGAAATAGCACCCAAGAATCAGTGCTACACTGACCCCATGTGGAGACTTGGCAGAAAAGCATATTTGTCCTTATTTAAGTTGTATCCTTCTTATGACAGACTGCTAGAGCTGTAACTAATGATTAGGTTATTTACTGATTAAGCTGCCGATTACTTACTTGATACATAGATTCATTGCTTGATGTCTATAATATgtcagaaaaaactaaaaaaatgcaaatgttgcAAATGTCCAGAACccaaattaactttttaattgGAAAACTTGATTATGAATATAGTTActgattatttttctattaattgACTGATCAattgcagatttaaaaaaaaaacataatgcatAACACATGCAATCTGAaacaatgtcagaaaattggCTCTGAATTCATTCTTAAAGTTCAAGCTAAGTAGACTACAGCACTAAAGCAATCTTTTTGATTAATAATTCTTTCACTTCCATTAATGATTCATAGCATAGATCACATTTCTTGCTCCTAAGTGACAGATATTAATGGAGAGCTGTCAACAGTCTCAACCAATCATCATGTGCAATGGCAGCAACAGTGtacagagctgcaactaatgattattttcatcaacGATGAATCTGATGACTTTcttgattcattgtttttgtcCAAAACCAAATTATTTGCAGCTCTAgtgtacatatattttctgtgaggttttttcttttctttgcttttttagAGCAACAATACTTAAAGACAGACATAGAAACACCAGAGCTCTTGGATCCCAGAGGTCCAGATAATACAGAAAGTGCCAGCATGCAGCAATCAGGATGAGGAGGAAATGTTCTGGAGGTCAGGATGAGTGATACAGCTCGGATATTAACGTTAGATTAGTGTGAAATTCCTCTGTCCTCATGGGTACTGGTGTGGATGTGCCAGGTGCAGAAACAAAATGGGTGTGATGTGATGTTGAGAGAGGCTTCACCAGAGCTGCAGCACAACCACATCTCACAGAGGAGGAATTATAATAGCTTACttacagaaatggaaaaagCAGTACACACTTACACAACTAGTAGGCTATATGTGATTCTTATCATACCTTTCTTTAGCAGTGAGGGTCAGCAGCAGTCATGAAAGGGAAGTACAATTATGTTACTCCTGCATTTTCGACTTTAGGCTACTTGCTCAGGTTAGGATCATATTCTTAGTTATATCTACTGCAGTTGTTTAATATTTGTACCTGGAGCTTGGGTGGAGAAATGTGATACACTCCAGGTACCCATTTGTTGTCCAAACTGACTCAGTCTCTCCAGCTGTAATACAATTACAATGGTCAGGTTGCGTTATTACATTTCCCTTTCAGCAAGctcccttctccctttcctAAATTTAGCCTGCGGTTTGAACTTTAGTAATGCAATTTTGCACACGGTGGAgtagaggaagggggagggggcgggggtggCTAAGATTCATaatgctgccccctggtggctacTACACAGCGGATATATTACCAGCATGATGCATGGTATGACCAGGGTATGACTGGTGTCTATATTGCATGTTAATTGTATTATactgtttcctttcatttgtttttgaccttttagttttttttactttttaattttaacaagcCTGTCTACATATCTATTAATTAccatgttttaataaatgacATTAAGCTTTGTTTAAGTCTTGCTGCCAATTCTAAGACAGCGCACTGAAGACGAAAAGGTaatatattcacattaaaaGACACTCTTAAagtttttaagatttttttttatcaattcAACAAGCGTCTCATATCAAACGTTCAAATCATACTCTCAACTGTGTTTCACTTAAAGATATACGGAATCATTTCAACAGAGTAAAGTCAACGGCCTTTTGCAACAtgtaaacataaaacacaaactgaaagatcactttttttctttttctattaatATTGTGCAGTTAGTTTacattatgaaaaaaatgaactAAAGACAACTGTACACAAATTTACATTATTCTAAGAGTTCAACATGGCTTCTGTcttcaaagcatttttttttacaatcaagTTCAGTATGTACAGTTACAGGGAACATATGTTTAACCAGAGGAGTTGATTTGTCTCAGTGCACAATGTGTACAGATGATCCTGACAGGACATTATctggggaaaaagaaaaatttaCCAGCATGATCAAGTATAAATACCATTTATTACTATTTAAATAtgaggaaacaaaaagagggactgcTATTGTAAAAGATTCATGGAGTGTGTTGGCTCtgaaaagcaacattttaactACAGGTCTGGATGTCcagttgtgtatttttgtacaaATCTCAACTGTTCTGATGATTGGAATCCACTTTTACAAGTGAGTCATACTGGATTATGTAGCTGAcactgaaaacaacagaaagcCTACAGCGGGGAATTATGAGTACAGTTCTGCTCTCCCCGTTAGTGGAGACACTCATGAGGAGAGGGCAAAGACTCAGGCACTCAAAGAGAATGAAAATTACCATCTGTGTGTTGAGATGAGAATTTAAATGAGCAGATACAGAtgagtgacaaattaaaggaaaaaccagtACAGGTCTAAATGCGTGACCCCTAGGGGACATTTCGCCTGCATGTCCTCTagagtcactgcaaatcaatatgAAGTTGTTCTGAGTAATCACCTTTTATCCTATGATGacacatttctatcctgatgggagtggtctttTTCAGGATGAGAGTACCCCGACCCATGAAGCACAAGAGGTCACTGAGTGATTTGATGAGTACAAAAATTGTGTGAATCATATATGGCCTTCAAGGTCACCAGATCTTAACACAATGCAACAGCTATGGAAGATTTTGGATCGATATGTTGACAGagctctccaccaccatcattaaaacaccaaatgagggaatatcctTTGGAAGAATGGTGTCCATCCCTCCAGTGATAAGCTGGCAGCCCATGGtggcccaacaccttactaagacacCATGTCGctttttaatttgtcacccgtcTGTTTGTTACTCCTGAAACAGGTCTGAAGAGTGATTTCTTGTACTTTTTCCCTGTATGCACATTAcgtttaataaaaaaacatcagaggCATTTGAAAGATGTTTTGAAGCCTACGCCCTTTGTATAAAATTACTATTCAAGGTAAAAGTGCTAACAAAATTTTGGAGTGCTGCTCAGATATTAGTagtgtgtttaatgtttaaagtCCATTTCCATCAACTAAAGTTTCCTTTATATCACTAGTATGAGGAGCTTAGGTGACATTTCTGGAGTCAAACAAGGAATTTTGTTGAACTACATTGATAAACAAAACTTTGGGATACATAAATATTAAGGTTGATGACAACATTTTAGCTCTACTTCTTTATGTGGCAGATTCAAAGAATGTAGACAAGAAACACACTTATCTTTGTGTTGgccaaaaataaattaaaaatatttcactGCTGCATTTAAGGAAAAGAAATCCACTTGGGGCTTTACATTATGTGGACTCAACAACAGATGAAGCAAGTCACTGTAAAAACCTGGAATTATCATCAACAACCTTATCATTCACCTTCATGAGGTGGCCAGTATGTCTGCCAATTAAGACTTTCATTTACActattaaacaaacacaatgtcCCACTTTTAAACACACTGTTTCGGTTATCAACAGGATCTTTACACAACAGAGGGTGTGTTGGATTTTTTGCCTGTGTCACTGTTCATCTCTCACTCGTTTGTCCCCAAGTTTGACCGTTGTTTAAATTcacaataatataattaatattcaCAATAAAATCGTATGCATCTCAAGTGACAATGTatgttcactgttttttttatctgaagAGACGTCCTGGGTCCAAAAAGGTTTCTGTATCGAGGCTCTCGATGAGACCGAACACCTTGATCTGATCAACAGTTTTCTTCAGGTTCATTGGGGAGAGCGTTCAGTGACCCAGGCTGTGGGGTTCTACCACTTGCCCCTCTTGCTCCAGTCCTTAGGTGTGAAGTGAAGGCATTTTGGATCTATGCGCAAGTGTCTCTTCTGCATCGCTCTTTCATGCCCGTCAACAATGTCCTCTGAAAGAGTCAAGATGTACTGACCCTAGATTCAGGAAAGAAAAcagtcaaaaaataaaaacgtcACTTCACAGCCTCTACTGCATAGCACTAGGGACATTTTTTTGGCCTTTCAGAAGCTAACAGCTAAATGGTCAAGTgcagtgataaaaaaaagtctgcactGTGAGGCAGAGTGGGATGGCTAATCACAATTTAAACAGCTAACTTGTTGAGATACACCATCATGTTGCATATGAAGGCGAAATCAGAAAGAAATGGGATGCAGTGTTCTCTCACCTTGTAATAGTTGATGAGGTTGAGGTACTGAAGTGTTGAAATGACATCTTCTTTCTTTACACTTGTGATCTCACTGATCTCACTggaggtggaaaaaaaagaagtgtcaAGTGGAAAAAAGGGAACCAAACATTAGCTTTTATTCTTGgaacaataaaagacaaaattacAACAGTAACATACTTGATGGTGATCTGCGGCCTCTCTCCATTGTCAGGTTTAAGGTCCATAAGAATTTCCAAGATGGTCTGGGACCAGTAGGAGCGATAGGACAAAAGACCAAGGTCAGAAAGTGGCTTCTCAGGTGTGCCTGTCTTCCCTTCGACTTTGGACAGCTCGTAACctgacaaacacaaaccagCCAGATGATGCACACGAGGGGAATACAGAAAATgccaaaaacattcaaatatacagATATTTACTGAACTGATTCCAAATCTTCACTTACTGAACTCAATGAGCAGTTTGCCGTATCCTCTCCGCTGGTATGGAGGCAAAGTCAGGATGCAGGCTACGTTATAATCTTCAGTTGACTCTTTTTCCtgtacacagaaaataaaagtaacgtgTCATTTTGGGGTCCCTTTATTAAATAAAGGAGTTTCCAAGCTGTAACATAAACACACTCTACCAGTTACTTAAACTGCTTTGAATAATTTGTGTACCTTAGAGAAGTAGCCCACTATGTGGAAGCCTTTGGAGTCATACTCAGTCATTACGTAGAAGAGGAAAGGGTCTGTGTCGTAATACAAGGTTTTGTGGTCCAGGAAACACTTTGCAAGTAAGCACAGGTTCTGGGAATAAGTCTGTAATAAATAGACAGACATACattaatcaaaaacaaaagcaaggaATGTTTTAAACAATGTTGAAAAGGAGATGATTAGGAGATAAATCCAATCACTAACTTTGTTTTTCCTGCCGTCAATCTCAAAGAACGAGATTGTTCCTTTGCGGTAGATCTCGTTGCCTGGAGGATGTCTCAGATTACATTTCGTCTGTTAGAGAAGCAAGAGGATGAGAGCAATCAGCATGAAGGTGAGAAGCAATACATTGAAAGCTTAAGGTGACATTCCAGTGATTGTTCTTACCAAATGCCTCTGTAGACACTTGAGACTTTTGAGGTACTTGAGGCAGAATTCGCAGAGGTAGAGAATGGGCAGTGTGGTGAGTTCCTGTGGGTACGGCGAGAAGTACCAGGGCTTCAATCTGTGACGTCCTAGCTCTATGCACTCTATATTTTTCATTCGGGTGACGATGTCGTCATGGCTGCGGTCGGACACCAGACTGCCTGTCATGCGGGGTGCAGACGGGATGCCATCCGAACTGTCCTGGGAATCCTGGTAGTGAACAGTGTGGACACAAGCATTGTTCTTCTGGTTTCACTGCATGTTTGCTGCAGGTATTTTCaagtaaaacaaaaatctgtttGATCAAATAGAGcaaatgtagttttaaaatgtttacacaTTTAGATTTCTTTAAGTAACATGTATAATCACAGTGGTGGTACCAGAAGGACTAAACTTGGGTCTGTTCTATAGGACCCACTAAGGCACAGCTGAATTTGGACAGCAAAACACAATCAATGGgcaataatagaaataaaacagacctctggtggtggtggtagaaAGACACTGGCACTTTGAGGCTTGTTATACTGCAAAACCTTTATCATCTAgcagaaaaagacacaaaaacacaggcTTTTGGAAACTAAAGAGGGAAATAAGGTGATTTGTATTGCATTAAACACCATGACAAACTGCAAACTATCTGCAAACATACGTAGAAACAAGCTAAAAATGATCAGATTTGGATCCATTCTGTCTGATAAGATCTGGAAAGTTTAGAAGTTgcataaataaatcattcatcacttaacctcttaatacacgcccctaaattttatgttgttagcctaaacgacatgcccaagttgtgagcagcacagatcccacatagtttgagactcagagatgtgtctggtatcattggaaaggaaacactcaggattcttgtaaaagtgtctgtgtgattttatttaaacggcgttattcccatcactgcttgtgtgtggtgtcgtcagaagcagaagaggctcacggttgtaaacatctagtcacgtgtactctgagatggacgtgcaggtcaggaaatgacgtaaacggaccgtgtatggtttgttatttgtgttattacattacgtgttggactaaatacatggacatattgaggaaagtattccggttttatggaaacggatttcatatttcagcagaatggatacttgccGACCTGTACAAAAAGTTCTGAGTCATAAGATaaacgttgtggataaagggaagactttgaaggtatgtaggcattatagctgttctcacttagctgagtggctagccgagctaatcgctaatactattacggctgtgagcaaccatataagtcgtgagtggtcttgaatgaatcagaacaatctaagctttccaacaatgtacggcatgagcatatatgtttaagggttggtgtttaaaacattcagaagaccgtgtggctacttcctaacatccgtcccgtcccgtagactgaacagcgtgcattaagaggttaaGTTAGCTGCTTGTGAATTACGGAGATTTACTTAGCAGTAAGAGACTTAATCAGCACTGTGTGAACTAATTTGGCAAGGGCTTGAATGTATCggacattcatttatatgtaaaagttccaCACTGCAGGTTTCAAGTTACCTTAATCACTAAACAGTGTGTATATGTCCTCATTATCTGTACAAAAATTAAAAGCCAAAACAACCACAGATATTGCCTGCATTAATAGTATCATAACTAGCTTTGCAGACATATGGGTCAGAATACAAAACtctaaaatatgtaattataaTATGTATGTTGTTTTTCGACAAAGCTCAAAGTGAACAAAATACTATCATACatctacaaaataaaaacaagcagagaatcacataagaaatacatttgtaatTAGGAAATAATAAGCCTTCTGTAAACTGTAAAGTTGAAATACATGTTACATACCTCATCTGCGGCCCCACAATTagctttcctcttcctcccggGCTGAGAGGGGACGAGCCGGCGTGCAGTGCCGTTCTATCGTTACAAAGAAACAAGAGGTTATGAAATAGCtaatgattaataattacaactgaaacattgaaaaatcccacaagatttattttactgttgtgagggaggagagctgctcGTGGTCTtcgcgggatttaaaggtgttGTTGGTCTCTCTGACAGCAGGGAAAACAGACGCCTGAGAGGCTTCAGCTGAGCTTGGCAGGGAGGGCACGGGGGGCGCCGGGGGTACCTGAGTCGCCACGGGGACGGGCTCGACTTTCCTCTTCTGCAGTGAACAAACGGTGTTGCACATTTGGCTTGAAAATCAGCA from Scomber japonicus isolate fScoJap1 chromosome 13, fScoJap1.pri, whole genome shotgun sequence includes:
- the LOC128371630 gene encoding histone acetyltransferase KAT5 — translated: MTKMADSASSVEIVEGCRLPVLRKNQEHEDEWPLAEILSVKEVSSRKLFYVHYIDFNKRLDEWVTADRLDMKKLQFPKKEAKTPTKNGLSGSRPSSPEREVRKSLDLNVPSATAPSRGKTLPTPLSGHAELHGNPEINNQDTKKEEEPVVQITSKCMTGVCTGLVKPHFLFKSLKKRKVEPVPVATQVPPAPPVPSLPSSAEASQASVFPAVRETNNTFKSREDHEQLSSLTTNGTARRLVPSQPGRKRKANCGAADEMIKVLQYNKPQSASVFLPPPPEDSQDSSDGIPSAPRMTGSLVSDRSHDDIVTRMKNIECIELGRHRLKPWYFSPYPQELTTLPILYLCEFCLKYLKSLKCLQRHLTKCNLRHPPGNEIYRKGTISFFEIDGRKNKTYSQNLCLLAKCFLDHKTLYYDTDPFLFYVMTEYDSKGFHIVGYFSKEKESTEDYNVACILTLPPYQRRGYGKLLIEFSYELSKVEGKTGTPEKPLSDLGLLSYRSYWSQTILEILMDLKPDNGERPQITINEISEITSVKKEDVISTLQYLNLINYYKGQYILTLSEDIVDGHERAMQKRHLRIDPKCLHFTPKDWSKRGKW